The stretch of DNA tctctgtctctctctctgtctctctctctctctctctgtctctctctctctgtctctctctctctgtctctctctctctgtctctctctctgtctctctctctgtctctctctctctgtctctctctctctgtctctctctctgtctctctctctgtctctcgctctctctcacactgtctctctctctctcactctatctctctctcacacactctcacacactctctctctctctctctctcacacactctctctctctatctctctttctcactctctctcacacacacacacacacacacacacacacacacacacacacacacacacacacacacacacacacacacacacacacgcacgcttgcgCGCTGAAACATCTATCGGgatacacaagcaacaacagTCTGTTCAAAGGCAGAATACTCAGTAAACACTCTAGTCTTATATCTAGATTAATTGTAAATCTgctaaatacagagagagagagagagagagagagagagagacagaaagacagagacagagacagagagagacagagagagcgagagacagagaaagagagagagagagacagagagagagacagagagagagacagagagagatacagagagagagagagacagagggagagacagagagagagacagagagagacagagagagagacagagagagacagagagagtcagagagacagagagagagacagagacagagaaagagacaaagagagagagagacagagagagagacaaatagagagagacacagagagagacagagacagagagagagacagagacagagagagagagacacacagagagagagacacagagagagagacacagagagagagacacagagagagagacacagagagagagacagagagagagacagagagagagagacacagagagagagagacagagagagagagagacagagacagagaaagaaagagacagagagagagagagagacacagagagagacacagggagagagagagacagagagagagagacacagagagagacacagaaagagagagagacacagagagagacagagggagagagacacacagagacagagagagacagagagagagagacagagagagagagagacacagagaaagagagagagacacagagagagagagagagagagagacacacagagagacacagagagagagaggcacagagagagagacaaagagagagagagagacagagagagagagctatagagagagagagagctagagagacagagagagagacacacacacagagaaagacagagagagagatagagacacagagagagacagaaagagagagagagagagagacacacacacacacacagagacacagagagagacacagagagagacagagagagagagagacacacacagagagagacacagagagacacacagagagagacacagagagagacagagagagagagacagagagagagacacacagagagagaggcacacggagagagacacacatagagagagacagagagagagacagagagagacagagagagagacacacatagagagagacagagagagagagagctagagagagagagagctagagagacagagagagagagacacacagagaaagacagagagagagagagagagacacacagagagagacagagagagagagagagagacacacacacacacacagagagacacagagagagacacagagagggacagagagagagagagagagacacagagagagacacagagagagacacagagagagacacagagagagacacagagagacacagagagacacagagagagacacagagagagacacagagagacacagagagagacacagagagacacagagagagacacagagagagacacagagagagacacagagagagacacagagagggacacagagagagacacagagagagacacagagagagacacagagagagacacagagagagacacagagagagacacagagagagacacagagagagagagggacacggagagagacacagagagagacacagagacagacacagagagagacacagagagagacacagagagagacacagagagagagagagagacacagagagagacacagagagagacacagagagagacacagagagagacacacagagagagagaggcacacggaaagagacacagagatagacacagagagagacacagagttaTTTAGTCATTCGGTCAGAAATGAATTTCTCGCATACAAATAATAAAGTAGAACTAAGCAAGAACAGTTACTGTAAGTTGCTGTGATCGGTCACTATCTTAACTTGTGACAAGcattaagaaacaagaaaacatcggcagaacacagcaacttccctttctgtgttctgccgttgtttttaacaaactcgagttcaacgaaaactctggcagaagacagtaacgtcccttactgtgttctgccgttgtttttaacaagcccgagttcaagggaaaacttggcagaacacagtaagtccactaattggctcataattctttaatcttaccactatttttgaaatGGACTAAAGGTATAAATTCAGAAATCATCCCCACGCTTTATTGCACTAAAATGTCCAGCGagaatgcttttgttttaagtataaagctaagaacagaaaaccgcgtttttctcgaaacgtgatttttggacttactgtgttttgtcagaggagggcagaattatagaaaacagttgttacggtgctattattatgcccgccccaattcaattaaattcagagagcttttttccactacaaaaaagagtttattgctaaaactcgcaaagttcatgacacttgtcatggactgtttgagaagcgagtaaaatttaattctcttttagctttatactccgttatctgttttgtgttgtttgtaatagtatttttgtccttatgttaactcaccccctcccccttccccccatttcccatagtaaagaaatgtatgtaattactttgtgtgttttattattattattattattattattattattattattattattattattattattattattattattattattattattattattattattattattattattatttattattattattgttgaattgtttcttgtattgtttttgctctccctcacccctcaactcccttttctgtacatagtctgatttctttttgttttagttccttttaattggtgttgaatgaaatgtgtttttattgtgttttttaattttccatgtaccctcacggggttttatcggaataaaacttgacttgacttgattacATTCTATTTGTGCCTATTTTAGACACCTTACACTTTCTCCCCTttgtcccggtgtaacacgagaaaattactcccacgagatttttactccggagtaaacatttcgtacgaaaaagttactccctttacgaaaaaagcactcccccattgcacgagaaaattactccccaagacaggtgagttccgagtaaatatttcgttcaaaaatgtttctcccctgacgaataaataacgaataaattacttcaccccaacacgagcaatttaacttcccatgccaggtgtacgaaatgtttactcccttgtcccctgttagtcttggtggtggaaggggtggaaggagggtagcgcgacattcgtgtgcgcaagatcacttattggcattatcccttcgcccgcatcccatttttgcatacaagatttttactggaagtaaaaacaagtcgcgtaaggcgaaaatacaacatttagtcaagtagctgtcgaactcacagaatgaaactgaacgcaatgccatttttcagcaagaccgtatactcgtagcatcgtcagtccaccgctcatggcaaaggcagtgaaattgacaagaagagcggggtagtagttgcgctaagaaggatagcacgcttttctgtacctctctttgttttaactttctgagcgtgtttttaatccaaacatatcatatctatatgtttttggaatcaggaaccaacaaggaataagatgaaagtgtttttaaattgatttcgacaatttaattttgataataatttttatatatttaattttcagagcttgtttttaatccaaatataacatatttatatgtttttggaatccgaaattgatggagaataagatgaacgtaaatttggatcgttttataaatttttatttttttttacaattttcagatttttaatgaccaaagtcattaattaatttttaagccaccacgctgaaatgcaataccgaagtccgggctttgtcgaacattatacttgaccaaaatttcaaccaatttggttgaaaaatgagggcgtgacagtgccgcctcaactttcacgaaaagccggatatgacgtcagcaaagacatttataaaaaaaatgaaaaaaacgttcggggatttcatacccaggaactctcatgtcaaatttcataaagatcggtccagtagtttagtctgaatcgctctacacacacacacagacagacagacacacacacacacacacacacacacacacacacacacacacacacacacacacacacacgcacatacaccacgaccctcgtctcgattcccccctcgatgttaaaacatttagtcaaaacttgactaaatgtaaaaatggggagtcaaaatttcgtggagggagtaattttttcgtgccttggggagttcttttctcgtacgaaaagtgtactcggagtaagaatttcgaacgaaatatttactccggagtaaatttttcgtggagtaaaaatttcgtgttacaccgggcgaCACATCGTCTCTGCCTGTAACCCTGTAACCCTGTAACCCTGCAACGTCTTTGCTAAAGTGTTCAAAAGAAGATCGTAAAAAACGATGCAGAGGGAGGGTCATAGAAAGCTTTATTCACTGCAGAACAATACAGAACAACTCGAAAGGTTTCGAATGTTTTTGTTTAGGTTACACAGTTCGTTCTGGTCAATTAACTTTGAACTCGGGCATCACAGGTATTGAGCCATTGGATCCGAGACTGATAACATTTTTGAAATAGTTTTCATGTTACGAAGCACTCTTTACAATCTAAACTCAGTTTTAAcaaaaactgagagagagagagagagagagagagagagagagagagagagagagagagagagagagagagagagagagagcgagagagagacagacagacagacagacagacagacagacagacagacagagacagagactgggcagagagacaaagacagacagagagagagatacagatagagagtgtgtgtttgtgtgtatgtttgcgtgtgtgtgcgtaccgGTCTGtctagaagtgtgtgtgtgtgtgtgtgtgtccgtttcCGCAGAAAGGCAGCAGACTGTGACGAGCTTGAGGCTGAGTGGAGCGAGGTGTAACAAAGTTAAGCACGCCGTGATCAGTGACATGAATCGGCGCGGTTCACACCCCGGATTACACTTCAAACAGTCCCGCTGTGTCGTGTGAGGTCTGTTTGTCTTAGTTCCCCCCTGTTAaaccatacccccccccccccccctccttcccgtGACTTTTTCGCCAGGTAAAACACAGGTAAGGCTTAACCGTACGTTACTTGGCCTACCCCCTCCTCGAGCGCGCCCTTCGACTCACTGTGTCGCCAGGTAAATCCACTTGGTGGCCGTTTATGCTGTCTGCTTTGTCAGAACAAGGAGAATCATGTAGAAATGACTGATCAAGAGTTTATGCTGTCTGCTTTGTCAGAACAAGGGGAATCATGTAGAAATGATCAAGCGTTTATGCTGTCTGCTTTGTCAGAACAAGGAGAATCATGTAGAAATGATCAAGCGTTTATGCTGTCTGCTTTGTCAGAACAAGGAGAATCATGTAGAAATGATCAAGCGTTTATGCTGTCTGCTTTGTCAGAACAAGGAGAATCATGTAGAAATGATCAAGCGTTTATGCTGTCTGCTTTGTCAGAACAAGGGGAATCATGTAGAAATGATCAAGCGTTTATGCTGTCTGCTTTGTCAGAACAAGGAGAATCATGTAGAAATGATCAAGCGTTTATGCTGTCTGCTTTGTCAGAACAAGGAGAATCATGTAGAAATGATCAAGCGTTTATGCTGTCTGCTTTGTCAGAACAAGGGGAATCATGTAGAAATGATCAAGCGTTTATGCTGTCTGCTTTGTCAGAACAAGGAGAATCATGTAGAAATGATCAAGCGTTTATGCTGTCTGCTTTGTCAGAACAAGGAGAATCATGTAGAAATGATCAAGCGTTTATGCTGTCTGCTTTGTCAGAACAAGGAGAATCATGTAGAAATGATCAAGCGTTTATGCTGTCTGCTTTGTCAGAACAAGGAGAATCATGTAGAAATGATCAAGCGTTTATGCTGTCTGCTTTGTCAGAACAAGGAGAATCATGTAGAAATGATCAAGCGTTTATGCTGTCTGCTTTGTCAGAACAAGGAGAATCATGTAGAAATGATCAAGCGTTTATGCTGTCTGCTTTGTCAGAACAAGGAGAATCATGTAGAAATGATCAAGCGTTTATGCTGTCTGCTTTGTCAGAACAAGGAGAATCATGTAGAAATGATCAAGAGTTTATGCTGTCTGCTTTGTCAGAACAAGGAGAATCATGTAGAAATGATCAAGAGTTTATGCTGTCTGCTTTGTCACAACAAGGAGAATCATGTAGAAATGAAGAGTTTATGCTGTCTGCTTTGTCAGAACAAGGGGAATCATGTAGAAATGAAGAGTTTATGCTGTCTGCTTTGTCACAACAAGGGGAATCATGTAGAAATGAAGAGTTTATGCTGTCTGCTTTGTCAGAACAAGGAGAATCATGTAGAAATGAAGAGTTTATGCTGTCTGCTTTGTCACAACAAGGAGAATCATGTAGAAATGAAGAGTTTATGCTGTCTGCTTTGTCAGAACAAGGGGAATCATGTAGAAATGATGATCAAGAGTTTATGCTGTCTGCTTTGTCAGAACAAGGAGAATCATGTAGAAATGATCAAGAGTTTATGTTGCTTTATGGCATCAAGTATTGGTAGTGTCCTAACTGACATCATTGTTTTGCTTTCAtccacacgcagacacacgtaAACTTACACGCCAACgtataaacatacacacacgcacaaacacgctagcacacacacacacacacacacacacacacacacgcgcgcgcgcgcacacacacacacacacacacacacagcgcgcgcgcgcggtCACGCCGCGATGCATGAAGGTAGCTGGAGGACCACAGAGATGTATAAAACATATTCAGTGTGGAGGACTCGCAGTGCAaggtcagacagagagacgcacagagacagacagacagagctacaCCAGCACGCCCTTGgttaaagggaaacaactcgTAAAAGTGAACTCGGGGTTAGGGACAGTAGGGATGATGGTTGTCGCCCCTGAAAGAAACGCCAGCTGCGCACCTAAATTGAATGACACCCGAAAACTTAACCAGGGAAGTCTGTCCATGATGGTTTACCAGTTTTCTTCTCCGTTGTTTGCCATCCTCTATAAGAAATTCTGAAATAAGAAACACatatatttgttttttcttcgttcatgggctgagactactacgttcactcatgtcacgtttttgcacgagtggatttttacgtgcacgaccgtttttatcccgccattcaggcatcCATACGCCGATTTTCGAAGCATGCTGTATAATTATTTTCATATGTCATTATTAAGACTGATTCTCTCGTGTGAAATCCTGGTCGTGTCGGAGATAACAAGAAGACCCTGGGCTTTGTTCACGAGCAGGAGTCAGtcaatttcattcaacaccgGCCCATGCACCTGTTTGTTGGCTACTGTCATCACAGGCACTTGTTTGTTGGCTACTGTCATCACAGGCATTTGTTTGTTGGCTACTGTCATCACAGGCACTTGTTTGTTGGCTACTGTCATCACAGACACTTGTTTGTTGGCTACTGTCATCACAGACACTTGTTTGTTGGCTACTGTCATCACAGACACTTGTTTGTTGGCTACTGTCATCACAGACACTTGTTTGTTGGCTACTGTCATCACAGGCATTTGTTTGTTGGCTACTGTCATCACAGGCACTTGTTTGTTGGCTACTGTCATCACAGACACCTGTTTGTTGTCTACTGTCATCATGGGCACTTGTTTGTTGGCTACTGTCACCACAGGCACTTGTTTGTTGGCTACTGTCACCACAGGCACTTGTTTGTTGGCTACTGTCATCACAGACACTTGTTTGTTGGCTACTGTCATCACAGGCACTTGTTTGTTGGCTACTGTCATCACAGGCACTTGTTTGTTGGCTACTGTCATCACAGACACTTGTTTGTTGGCTACTGTCATCACAGACACTTGTTTGTTGGCTACTGTCATCACAGGCACTTGTTTGTTGGCTACTGTCACCACAGGCACTTGTTTGTTGGCTACTGTCATCACAGGTACTTGTTATTTGGCTACTGTCATCACAGACACTTGTTTGTTGGCTACTGTCATCACAGACACTTGTTTGTTGTCTACTGTCATCACAGACACTTGTTTGTTGGCTACTGTCATCACATGCACTTGTTTGTTGGCTACTGTCATCACATGCACTTGTTTGTTGGCTACTGTCATCACATGCACTTGTATGTTGGCTACTGTCATCACAGACACTTGTTTGTTGGCTACTGTCATCACAGACACTTGTTTGTTGGCTACTATCACCACAGACATTTGCTTGTTGGCAACTGTCATCACATGCCC from Littorina saxatilis isolate snail1 unplaced genomic scaffold, US_GU_Lsax_2.0 scaffold_1296, whole genome shotgun sequence encodes:
- the LOC138956552 gene encoding histone-like protein HC2, with amino-acid sequence MTVANKQVPVVTVANKQVPVMTVANKQVSVMTVANKQVSVMTVANKQVPVMTVANKQVPVMTVANKQVSVMTVANKQVPVVTVANKQVPVVTVANKQVPMMTVDNKQVSVMTVANKQVPVMTVANKQMPVMTVANKQVSVMTVANKQVSVMTVANKQVSVMTVANKQVSVMTVANKQVPVMTVANKQMPVMTVANKQVPVMTVANKQVHGPVLNEID